In Chloracidobacterium sp., the following proteins share a genomic window:
- a CDS encoding zf-HC2 domain-containing protein encodes MNIDHPQHDCPSGQIAAYLDGELAAERELELDVHFATCRTCREELNSQKQFLHGLESTLRHEADVDLPEDFTRRLVANAESSVSGLRRPKELYNAIFITAGLALFGLFAIGADAGKLFAGLSAFLGQAASVLGIVGRMFYSVFVGAAIIIRSIASHIESDVAAMAGGVLALLFTTIWFASRTVLRMRRA; translated from the coding sequence ATGAATATCGATCATCCACAGCATGACTGTCCTTCCGGCCAGATCGCGGCTTACCTCGATGGTGAGTTGGCGGCTGAGCGCGAGCTGGAACTCGATGTGCATTTCGCAACGTGTCGTACTTGCCGAGAGGAATTGAACAGCCAGAAGCAGTTTCTGCACGGCCTTGAATCGACACTGAGGCATGAGGCCGACGTGGACCTGCCAGAGGATTTCACGCGTCGTCTGGTGGCGAACGCTGAGAGTTCGGTAAGCGGCCTGCGGCGTCCTAAAGAACTCTACAATGCGATATTCATCACGGCCGGCCTCGCTCTTTTTGGACTATTCGCCATAGGTGCAGATGCGGGTAAGCTGTTTGCCGGCCTGTCGGCCTTTCTCGGTCAGGCGGCCAGCGTTCTCGGTATCGTCGGCCGGATGTTCTATTCGGTCTTTGTTGGTGCGGCCATTATCATCCGGTCGATTGCGTCTCACATTGAGTCGGACGTGGCCGCGATGGCCGGCGGCGTGCTGGCACTACTTTTTACGACGATCTGGTTCGCCTCGCGGACGGTGCTCCGCATGCGGCGAGCCTAA
- a CDS encoding SDR family oxidoreductase — protein MSLTSTVLVTGGAGFIGSNLAEALIVEGAKVRVIDNFITGFRENLDEIDGDFDFVEGDITDDATIESALADVEIVFHQAALPSVPRSVENPAETHRICADGTFKLLDASRRLGVRRFIYAASSSAYGDQPTLPKVETMRPDPLSPYAAAKLVGELYCRSFNSVYGIETFALRYFNVFGPRQNPSSMYSGVISRFIDALMTDEQAVIFGDGEHSRDFTYIANVVDANIKAAQTSKGIGQTMNVANGERITLNELFSVLKEITGRRDAVAEYQPPRSGDVKDSQADNRLAVECLGYERIVSLEEGLRRTIEWWQNSRFAR, from the coding sequence ATGTCTCTAACTTCTACAGTCCTTGTTACCGGCGGTGCCGGCTTTATCGGTTCAAATCTGGCCGAGGCCCTTATTGTCGAGGGAGCGAAGGTACGCGTGATCGACAATTTCATCACGGGCTTTCGTGAGAATCTGGATGAGATTGACGGTGATTTTGACTTTGTTGAAGGTGACATTACCGACGACGCAACGATAGAATCTGCCCTTGCCGATGTCGAGATCGTGTTTCACCAGGCCGCCCTGCCGAGCGTGCCGCGATCGGTCGAGAATCCGGCCGAGACGCATCGGATCTGTGCGGACGGCACGTTCAAGTTACTCGACGCCTCTCGCCGGTTAGGCGTCAGGCGGTTCATCTACGCGGCGTCGAGTTCGGCATACGGCGACCAGCCTACGCTGCCAAAGGTGGAGACGATGCGGCCCGATCCGCTCTCGCCCTACGCGGCGGCCAAGCTCGTCGGCGAGCTTTACTGTCGATCCTTCAATTCGGTCTACGGTATCGAGACCTTTGCATTGCGCTATTTCAATGTGTTCGGGCCTCGACAGAATCCATCGTCAATGTATTCAGGCGTGATATCGCGATTCATTGACGCTTTGATGACGGACGAGCAGGCAGTGATCTTCGGCGACGGCGAACACTCGCGTGACTTTACCTACATTGCAAATGTCGTCGACGCAAATATCAAAGCGGCCCAGACATCAAAAGGCATCGGACAGACGATGAATGTCGCTAATGGCGAAAGGATAACGCTTAACGAGCTCTTCTCGGTCCTAAAAGAGATCACCGGCCGCCGCGACGCCGTAGCAGAGTATCAGCCGCCACGCAGTGGTGACGTCAAAGATTCGCAGGCGGACAATCGACTCGCTGTTGAGTGTCTCGGCTATGAACGGATCGTCAGCCTGGAAGAAGGGCTCCGCCGCACGATCGAATGGTGGCAGAACAGCCGATTTGCTCGATAG
- a CDS encoding TonB-dependent receptor yields the protein MRKILFVAFITALLAQWSFAQTAGSVGGQVVDSLGAVVVGATVTAVAQDGKEKQVVTNPRGEYLIAGLVPGRYTVKAIAPKFALYENTEVPVLAGERNELVVVLTVAGVEESVEVGGDNAVSTDPDNNAGATVLKGKDLDALPDDPDQLEAALQALAGASAGPNGGQIYIDGFTGGQLPPKDSIREIRVNQNPFSAEYDRLGFGRIEILTKPGSDKWRGQAFMNFNDEMLNSRNPFANNRAPSQTKFYGANISGPIQKGKSSFFLDFSNRDIDNNAIINAQILDPSLNITNFRQDIQVPNKRFSIGPRFDYAINDKNTLVLRYHFNNSSVKNQGIGDTSLLSRAYETSSREHEIRATETMIINPKTVNETRFEFSDNRREQTGDNTIPTINVSSAFTGGGAQIGLSYNRSRVFELSNFTTTALGKNMQHTIKFGARVRNISLDDRSENNFGGTFLFPGFFGADALCDLDGDSVISPIEQYRCKLSGAVGAQYNPTQFTITTGEPLASVSRTDAGLFITDDWRVRPSLLLSFGLRYENQTNISNNNNFAPRFGFAWSPGAGGAKVPKTVFRGGAGIFYDRISESLTLQAARFDGVSQLNLLVSANETDPVRRAAALALLAQPVFTLNGVTNVPTPQQILAVLPGSSTTRLVSPDIRTPYTMQAAFGVERQLPAKTTLAAFFIASRTQDQLRSRNINAPICPENINCLSAPRPDPTAGDIQQFESTGKLTQKQLILNFRTMFNPKYSLFGNYRLGFANGDTDGSFSYPAYSYDLTGELGRSSFDTRHSFMIGGSITVPWGISFNPFITAFSGRPFNITRGTDSNGDGVLTERPTFGELSNRCSELGLTSAFCDIGSNDPSAIIPRNYGVGPSYLGVNLRVSKTFSFGGDGTGGGDSGHRGPGGPGFMMGGRGGGGRHGGGPMGGGGGNGKYSFTIGVNASNLLNTVNLGAPVGSLSSSRFGQSVSTGGGFGGFGGFGGGGPNRRIELQARFNW from the coding sequence ATGAGAAAGATACTTTTTGTTGCATTTATCACCGCGCTTCTGGCCCAGTGGTCGTTCGCACAGACCGCTGGCAGCGTGGGCGGCCAGGTGGTCGACAGCCTCGGCGCGGTCGTCGTGGGAGCTACTGTTACGGCAGTCGCGCAGGACGGAAAAGAGAAACAGGTCGTTACCAATCCGCGCGGTGAATATCTGATCGCCGGACTCGTTCCCGGAAGATATACGGTCAAGGCGATAGCGCCGAAGTTTGCGTTGTATGAGAACACGGAGGTGCCCGTCTTGGCCGGCGAGCGCAACGAACTGGTGGTCGTGTTGACGGTTGCCGGCGTGGAGGAGAGCGTCGAGGTCGGCGGCGACAACGCAGTCTCGACAGATCCAGACAACAATGCCGGGGCGACCGTTCTCAAAGGCAAGGATCTTGACGCTCTGCCGGACGACCCCGATCAGCTTGAGGCCGCGCTGCAAGCCCTTGCCGGTGCTTCTGCGGGGCCGAACGGCGGCCAGATCTACATTGACGGTTTTACGGGCGGCCAGTTGCCGCCAAAGGACTCAATTCGAGAGATCCGCGTTAACCAGAACCCGTTCTCGGCCGAATACGATCGGCTGGGGTTTGGGCGTATTGAGATACTGACCAAGCCCGGCTCGGACAAATGGCGCGGGCAGGCCTTTATGAACTTCAACGACGAGATGCTCAACTCGCGCAATCCGTTTGCAAACAATCGGGCACCGAGCCAGACGAAATTCTACGGCGCGAATATCTCCGGGCCGATACAGAAAGGGAAATCGTCGTTTTTTCTCGATTTCAGCAATCGCGACATCGATAATAACGCGATCATCAACGCCCAGATACTCGATCCTTCATTGAATATCACGAACTTCCGGCAGGACATTCAGGTGCCTAACAAGAGGTTCTCGATCGGGCCGCGTTTTGACTACGCGATCAATGACAAGAACACGCTTGTGCTTCGCTACCATTTCAACAATTCAAGCGTTAAAAATCAGGGTATCGGCGATACATCGCTCCTGTCGCGTGCTTACGAGACATCGAGCCGCGAGCACGAGATCAGGGCGACGGAGACGATGATCATAAACCCCAAAACGGTAAATGAGACGCGTTTTGAATTCAGCGACAACCGGCGCGAACAAACTGGTGATAACACGATCCCGACGATCAATGTCTCATCGGCGTTCACCGGCGGTGGGGCACAGATCGGGCTAAGCTACAACCGCAGCAGGGTATTTGAACTCAGTAATTTTACAACCACCGCGCTTGGCAAGAATATGCAGCACACGATCAAGTTCGGTGCACGTGTTCGGAATATCAGCCTGGACGACAGGTCTGAGAATAACTTCGGAGGGACTTTCCTGTTCCCGGGCTTCTTCGGTGCGGACGCTCTGTGCGACCTCGATGGCGACAGCGTTATCTCGCCGATCGAGCAGTATCGCTGTAAGCTATCAGGCGCCGTTGGGGCCCAGTACAACCCAACGCAGTTCACGATCACGACGGGCGAGCCCTTGGCGAGCGTGTCTCGGACAGACGCCGGCCTGTTTATCACGGATGATTGGCGCGTGCGTCCGTCGCTGCTTTTGAGCTTTGGCCTGAGGTATGAGAACCAGACAAACATCAGCAACAACAATAACTTTGCTCCGCGATTCGGCTTTGCATGGTCGCCCGGCGCCGGAGGTGCAAAAGTACCGAAGACCGTCTTTCGCGGCGGCGCAGGTATCTTTTACGACCGGATCAGCGAGAGCCTGACGCTGCAGGCCGCCAGGTTTGACGGAGTGTCACAGCTTAATCTTCTGGTCAGTGCGAATGAGACCGATCCCGTCCGGCGTGCTGCGGCGCTCGCTCTGCTCGCCCAGCCGGTATTCACACTCAATGGCGTGACGAACGTCCCGACGCCTCAGCAGATCCTGGCGGTTTTGCCCGGTTCGAGCACTACGAGGCTGGTTTCGCCGGACATCAGGACGCCGTATACGATGCAGGCTGCCTTTGGCGTCGAGCGGCAATTACCGGCCAAGACGACGCTCGCGGCATTCTTTATCGCGTCGAGAACGCAGGACCAACTTCGCTCGCGAAATATCAACGCGCCGATCTGTCCGGAGAACATAAATTGTCTTTCTGCTCCGCGCCCAGACCCGACTGCTGGCGATATTCAGCAGTTCGAATCGACCGGTAAGCTGACGCAAAAGCAGCTCATCCTCAATTTCAGGACGATGTTCAACCCGAAATATTCGCTGTTCGGCAATTATCGGCTTGGCTTTGCAAATGGCGACACTGACGGCTCGTTCAGCTATCCGGCTTACAGCTATGATCTGACGGGTGAGTTAGGACGTTCGTCCTTTGATACGAGACACAGCTTTATGATCGGTGGAAGCATTACAGTGCCTTGGGGCATATCGTTCAATCCGTTCATCACCGCGTTTTCTGGCCGACCGTTCAATATCACGCGCGGCACGGACTCGAATGGTGACGGCGTGCTGACCGAGCGGCCGACATTCGGCGAACTGAGCAACCGATGCAGTGAGTTGGGCCTGACGTCTGCGTTCTGCGACATCGGAAGCAATGATCCGTCAGCGATCATTCCGCGAAACTACGGCGTCGGCCCGTCATATCTTGGCGTTAACCTACGCGTCAGCAAGACGTTCAGCTTCGGCGGCGATGGTACCGGAGGCGGCGACAGCGGACATCGCGGCCCGGGCGGCCCGGGTTTTATGATGGGTGGTCGTGGTGGCGGCGGCCGTCATGGCGGCGGGCCTATGGGCGGCGGAGGCGGGAACGGCAAGTATTCGTTCACGATCGGCGTTAATGCCTCAAATCTGCTCAATACCGTAAACCTCGGCGCGCCGGTCGGCAGCCTCAGTTCAAGCCGGTTTGGCCAGTCAGTCTCGACGGGCGGCGGCTTTGGAGGATTTGGCGGGTTTGGCGGCGGCGGCCCGAATCGCAGGATCGAGCTCCAGGCACGATTTAACTGGTAG
- a CDS encoding sigma-70 family RNA polymerase sigma factor translates to MAAGAITIEGMRALTDGDLVTGVIAGRADGFEELVRRYQRPITGYVFRLTGDYEASLDVTQEVFIKVYNSIEKYSPEYKFSTWLYRIAHNAAVDHLRRNSITPQSLETENAEGAYEIQIESRTPSPEQDRERNEWRTEIDAVVRCLPAPYRDLILLRHARDLSYDEIAEVTGLPLGTVKNRLFRAREMMRSMFVERGFTGI, encoded by the coding sequence ATGGCGGCTGGCGCGATCACTATTGAAGGAATGCGGGCATTGACCGATGGCGACCTTGTCACCGGCGTTATTGCCGGCCGCGCAGACGGGTTTGAAGAGCTCGTACGCCGTTATCAACGGCCAATCACGGGGTATGTCTTTAGGCTGACCGGCGATTACGAGGCATCGCTCGATGTGACGCAGGAAGTCTTTATCAAAGTTTACAACTCGATCGAGAAATACAGCCCTGAATACAAGTTTTCGACCTGGCTCTATCGGATAGCTCATAATGCCGCGGTTGACCACCTCAGGCGGAATTCGATCACGCCGCAAAGTCTTGAGACGGAGAATGCCGAGGGTGCCTATGAGATCCAGATCGAGAGCCGCACGCCGTCGCCCGAGCAGGATCGTGAACGCAATGAGTGGCGGACAGAAATAGACGCCGTTGTCCGCTGCCTTCCGGCACCATATCGCGACCTGATCCTGCTCCGTCATGCTCGTGATCTGAGCTACGATGAGATCGCCGAGGTCACTGGCCTGCCGCTTGGGACGGTAAAGAATCGCTTGTTTCGTGCACGCGAAATGATGCGCTCAATGTTTGTCGAACGCGGCTTTACCGGCATATAG